One Phyllostomus discolor isolate MPI-MPIP mPhyDis1 chromosome 10, mPhyDis1.pri.v3, whole genome shotgun sequence genomic window carries:
- the LOC114507866 gene encoding olfactory receptor 2A25-like: MGGNQTSVTEFLLVGFPLSPRMQLLLFGLFSVFYAFTLLGNGVILGLISLDSKLHTPMYFFLSQLATVDIAYACNTVPQMLVNLLSPAQPISFAGCLTQTFLFLIFAHTECLLLVVMSYDRYVAVCLPLRYSTIMSWRVCITLAVASWTLGFLLALVHMVLLLLLPFCGPQNVNHFLCELLAVLKLACADTHLNEVVIVAVGMLVLVGPVSAIVVSYGHILRAVQKIQSAEGRWKAFSTCSSHLCVVGLFYGPPIIMYIGPQHGDPQEKKKYLLLFHSLFNPMLNPLIYSLRNREVSAALRRRLGKGRPS, translated from the coding sequence ATGGGGGGCAACCAGACTTCTGTCACAGAGTTCCTCCTGGTGGGATTCCCGCTCAGCCCAAGGATGCAGCTGCTCCTGTTTGGGCTCTTCTCCGTGTTCTATGCCTTCACCCTGCTGGGCAACGGGGTCATCCTGGGGCTCATCTCACTGGACTCCAAactgcacacccccatgtacttcttcctttcccaacTGGCCACTGTTGACATAGCCTATGCCTGCAACACAGTGCCCCAGATGCTGGTCAACCtcctgagcccagcccagcccatctcCTTTGCTGGCTGCTTGACACAGACCTTTCTCTTCTTGATTTTTGCTCACACTGAATGTCTTCTCCTGGTGGTGATGTCCTATGATCGGTACGTAgctgtctgtctcccccttcgGTATTCTACCATCATGAGCTGGAGAGTCTGCATCACCCTGGCAGTGGCTTCCTGGACTTTAGGGTTCCTCCTGGCCCTAGTACATATGGTGTTACTCTTACTGTTGCCCTTCTGTGGGCCCCAAAATGTGAATCACTTTTTGTGTGAACTTCTAGCTGTTCTTAAACTTGCCTGTGCTGATACCCACCTTAACGAGGTTGTGATTGTGGCTGTGGGAATGTTGGTGCTGGTGGGACCAGTTTCTGCAATTGTGGTCTCCTATGGTCATATTCTACGTGCTGTCCAGAAGATCCAGTCAGCAGAGGGGCGCTGGAAAGctttctccacctgctcctcccacctctgtgtggTGGGGCTCTTTTATGGGCCTCCCATTATCATGTATATTGGACCCCAACATGGGGACCCTCAAGAGAAGAAGAAGTACCTCCTCCTGTTTCACAGCCTCTTCAATCCCATGCTGAATCCCCTGatctacagtctgaggaacagGGAAGTCAGTGCTGCTCtgagaaggaggctgggaaaggggagaCCTTCGTGA
- the LOC114507823 gene encoding olfactory receptor 13-like, which translates to MGGNQTSVTEFLLVGFPLSPRMQLLLFGLFSVFYAFTLLGNGVILGLISLDSKLHTPMYFFLSQLATVDIAYACNTVPQMLVNLLSPAQPISFAGCLTQTFLFMIFALTECLLLVVMSYDRYVAICLPLRYSTIMSWRVCITLVVASWTSGFLLALVHMVLLLPLPFCGPQNVNHFLCELLAVLKLACADTHLNEVVIVAAGMLVLVGPVSAIVVSYAHILRAVLKIQSAEGRWKAFSTCSSHLCVVGLFYGTAIIMYIGPQHGDPQEKKKYLLLFHSLFNPMLNPLIYSLRNREVKAALRRRLGKGRPS; encoded by the coding sequence ATGGGGGGCAACCAGACTTCTGTCACAGAGTTCCTCCTGGTGGGATTCCCACTCAGCCCAAGGATGCAGCTGCTCCTGTTTGGGCTCTTCTCCGTGTTCTATGCCTTCACCCTGCTGGGCAACGGGGTCATCCTGGGGCTCATCTCACTGGACTCCAAactgcacacccccatgtacttcttcctctctcaGCTGGCCACTGTCGACATAGCCTATGCCTGCAACACAGTGCCCCAGATGCTGGTCAACCtcctgagcccagcccagcccatctcCTTTGCTGGCTGCTTGACACAGACCTTTCTCTTCATGATTTTTGCTCTCACTGAATGTCTTCTCCTGGTGGTGATGTCCTATGATCGGTATGTGGCCATCTGCCTGCCCCTTCGGTATTCTACCATCATGAGCTGGAGAGTCTGCATCACCCTGGTagtggcttcctggacttcaggGTTCCTCCTGGCCCTAGTACATATGGTGTTACTCTTACCGTTGCCCTTCTGTGGGCCCCAAAATGTGAATCACTTCTTGTGTGAACTTCTAGCTGTTCTTAAACTTGCCTGTGCTGATACCCACCTTAACGAGGTTGTGATTGTGGCTGCGGGAATGTTGGTGCTGGTGGGACCAGTGTCTGCAATTGTGGTCTCCTATGCTCACATTCTACGTGCTGTCCTGAAGATCCAGTCAGCAGAGGGGCGCTGGAAAGctttctccacctgctcctcccacctctgtgtggTGGGGCTCTTTTATGGCACAGCCATTATCATGTATATTGGACCCCAACATGGGGACCCTCAAGAGAAGAAGAAGTACCTCCTCCTGTTTCACAGCCTCTTCAATCCCATGCTGAATCCCCTGatctacagtctgaggaacagGGAAGTCAAGGCTGCTCtgagaaggaggctgggaaaggggagaCCTTCGTGA